Proteins encoded together in one Impatiens glandulifera chromosome 1, dImpGla2.1, whole genome shotgun sequence window:
- the LOC124931618 gene encoding stemmadenine O-acetyltransferase-like gives MVLKINILSNEFVRPSFPTKDVLKKYPISMLDQFIPPLFIPVILFYSHDETSRTTQHDMSSRLRESLSDTLTLFFPLPLAGRHKKGDNSVDCNDMGVRYIEAKVDSLIMDVIGCDEATVLDQLIPLMHQIPSEFDEEELIAIQVNYFNCGGVAIGAFIPQKIADGCSYFSFITSWATISRGDNIVVKPSFISSSLFPPTKNFVYHNPQFEFGEERLVTRRFVFYGSQIKTMRAKAKTDHPDMGEPTRVEVVSAFIWKYASGDKRGKHYVASQIVNLRTRMVPPVPEHAFGNLIGLTYAISCYDDSDLAIFAKNVREGIKIIDDEYIQQHSTGSWGRRDTR, from the coding sequence ATGGTGTTGAAGATCAATATCTTGTCAAATGAATTTGTGAGGCCATCCTTTCCTACAAAGGATGTCTTAAAAAAATATCCAATCTCCATGTTGGATCAATTCATCCCTCCTTTATTCATCCCCGTAATTCTCTTTTATTCCCACGACGAAACGAGTCGCACCACGCAACATGACATGTCTTCCCGCCTGAGAGAATCTCTCTCCGATACCTTGACATTGTTCTTTCCTTTGCCTTTGGCTGGGCGACATAAAAAAGGTGACAACTCGGTAGATTGCAACGACATGGGGGTTCGATATATTGAGGCGAAAGTGGATTCCTTGATCATGGACGTGATCGGATGCGATGAAGCAACAGTTCTTGATCAACTCATCCCCTTAATGCATCAGATCCCATCAGAATTCGATGAAGAAGAATTGATCGCAATCCAAGTTAACTACTTTAATTGCGGAGGCGTTGCCATCGGGGCTTTCATTCCACAAAAGATTGCCGATGGTTGCTCATATTTCTCATTCATTACGTCATGGGCTACTATCTCTCGCGGAGATAACATTGTGGTGAAGCCTAGCTTCATCTCATCATCACTCTTCCCGCCCACAAAGAATTTTGTGTACCATAATCCTCAATTTGAGTTCGGGGAAGAGAGGCTTGTCACAAGGAGGTTTGTTTTTTATGGTagtcaaataaaaacaatgcgAGCAAAAGCAAAAACCGATCATCCGGATATGGGTGAGCCCACGCGAGTGGAGGTCGTCTCAGCTTTCATATGGAAGTATGCTTCGGGCGATAAGCGTGGGAAACATTATGTTGCATCTCAAATTGTGAACCTAAGGACTCGAATGGTGCCTCCAGTACCAGAGCACGCGTTTGGGAATCTGATCGGGTTGACATATGCAATTTCTTGCTATGATGATTCGGACTTAGCAATCTTTGCTAAGAATGTGAGGGAGGGAATCAAGATAATAGACGACGAGTACATTCAACAACATTCGACAGGTTCGTGGGGGAGGAGGGATACACGCTGA